Genomic window (Streptomyces sp. NBC_01431):
GCGCGGACGGGTTCGGCGTTGGGCAGGGCGCCCATGCCCGCCCCCGAGCTCACGCGCTCGGTGATCCTGCCGGTCACGACCAAGCGGTCGTGGTTGCTGCGACAATCCGCCGGGGGCGTCCGTCGGGTCTGTGCCCGGCACCCCGTCTGACGAGGACTGCGAGGACACTGGGCATGCGTGGAGGGCGAGTTGCCGTCGTGGGCGGGAGCGTCGCGGGGTGTGCCGCGGCACTCGCCGCGCACCGCGGTGGTGCCGAGGAGATCACGGTGTACGAGCGGGCCGCGGGGCAGTTGGCCGACCGCGGCGTGGGGCTCGCGATGCACAACGACCGGTACGGGGAACTGGAGGCGGCCGGCTATGTGGACGCCGGGATGCCGTGGATACAGCTCAGCAGGCGATGCTGGTACGTGCGCGACGGCTCGGCCCCACTGGGTCGTCAGGTCGGCGTGCTGCCGTTCCCGTTCCGCACGTACAACTGGGGACCACTCTGGCGCGAACTGCGGGGCCGGGTACCGAAGTCGGTGGACTTCCGAGCGGGTACGGCGATCGAGGATCTCCAAGTAGTCGCCGACGAAGTGGAGTTGAGCACGTCCGAGGGGAGTTCCGAACGCTTCGACTTCGTCGTGGGCGCCGACGGCTACCGCTCGGTGGTCCGCACGGCCGCCTACGCCGACGTGCGGCCGCGGTACGCGGGCTACCTCGCCTGGCGCGGCGCCTTCCCCGCCGAACGGCTTCCCGATCCCGGGCGGTGGCCCGTGGAGGACTGCGTGTACGCCGTCTTCCCGGGCGGCCACGCGATCATCTACCGCATACCGGACGGCCGGGGCGGTCAGCGCGTCAACTGGGTTCTCTACACGGCACCGCCCCCGGACCACGGGCTGCCCCTCGACTCCCCCACCAGCCTGCCGCCCGGCACCCTCTCCGACGCGCTGCGCGGGGTCGCCATCGAAGTGGCCGACACTCAACTCCCGCCGTACTGGGGCCAGTTGATGCACCTGACCGCGCCCGAGGACACCTTCATCCAGCCCATGTACGACTTCACCGCACCGCGGTACGCGGCCGGGCGGCTCGCACTGACCGGGGACGCGGCCACGGTGGCCCGGCCGCACACCGGCGGGGGCGCGGTGAAGGCGCTCCAGGACGCGACCGCCCTGCAGACCGCGCTGGCGTCGGCGACGGACTGGCCCGAGGCGCTGGCCGCCTATGACGCCGTACGGTCCCCGGTCGGCCGCAGCATGGTCGACCTCGGTCGCCGCCTCGGGCTCGGGCTCGTACAGGAGACCCCCGACTGGTCCGCGATGGACCAGCCCGGTCTGGAGAAGTGGTGGCAACAGGCGGACGGATCCGGCGCGTTCGGCGGCCGCCGGCTGGCGTGACCCTCACGCTCGGGGGACGGCTACCGCCGGCTGGCCGAGAAGTCGCCCCGCCTCCCGTCCGGCACCGTGGCGCGGATCTTCACGCCGTGGCGGGTGCCGGGCGGATCGGTGGCGGTGAAACCGGTGGCGGTGAAGGGGTACGAGGTCAGGGATTGGACGAGCGCGCACGGCGGTGTCCGCGGGGCCGGGGGAATTCGGCCTCCCACCGAGCGATGAGTTTTCCGCTGCCGCGCCGTCTCCCCTGTATGAGCAGCGACACGAATTCCCATGCCTCCCTTCCCGACCTCAGT
Coding sequences:
- a CDS encoding FAD-dependent monooxygenase, translating into MRGGRVAVVGGSVAGCAAALAAHRGGAEEITVYERAAGQLADRGVGLAMHNDRYGELEAAGYVDAGMPWIQLSRRCWYVRDGSAPLGRQVGVLPFPFRTYNWGPLWRELRGRVPKSVDFRAGTAIEDLQVVADEVELSTSEGSSERFDFVVGADGYRSVVRTAAYADVRPRYAGYLAWRGAFPAERLPDPGRWPVEDCVYAVFPGGHAIIYRIPDGRGGQRVNWVLYTAPPPDHGLPLDSPTSLPPGTLSDALRGVAIEVADTQLPPYWGQLMHLTAPEDTFIQPMYDFTAPRYAAGRLALTGDAATVARPHTGGGAVKALQDATALQTALASATDWPEALAAYDAVRSPVGRSMVDLGRRLGLGLVQETPDWSAMDQPGLEKWWQQADGSGAFGGRRLA